A window of the Thermococcus sp. M39 genome harbors these coding sequences:
- a CDS encoding 2-oxoacid:ferredoxin oxidoreductase subunit beta codes for MAKEIYTKYKMAKYLRKEALPTALCPGCGGGTVLNAFANAIDQLKIDPRDLVVVSGIGCSAWIASPYFLADTLHTTHGRAIAFATGVKVGLPDKKVVVISGDGDLAGIGGNHLIHAARRNIDITVILVNNFIYGMTGGQVAPTTPFGAKTTTTPYRNIEHPLNIAEVVAEAGASYVARWTTAHVYQLIESIKKALQVKGFSLVEVISQCPVQFGRRNKMKEPAEMLRWFLKNSIPISKAKNMSKEELEGKFVIGEFVNRQRPEFTEELNKLIEEVAEHFGLGGKNAD; via the coding sequence ATGGCTAAGGAGATTTACACCAAATATAAAATGGCAAAATATCTGAGAAAAGAAGCCCTGCCGACAGCTTTATGCCCCGGCTGTGGTGGTGGAACTGTTCTTAATGCTTTTGCAAATGCAATTGACCAGCTCAAGATTGACCCAAGGGATTTGGTTGTTGTGAGCGGAATTGGCTGTTCAGCTTGGATTGCCTCACCGTACTTCCTGGCTGATACTCTTCACACAACTCACGGAAGGGCAATAGCCTTTGCAACAGGTGTTAAAGTTGGCTTGCCAGATAAGAAGGTCGTCGTGATTAGTGGAGACGGCGATTTAGCTGGAATCGGTGGGAATCATCTCATTCACGCGGCGAGGAGAAATATTGACATAACAGTCATCTTAGTGAACAACTTCATCTACGGAATGACTGGCGGTCAGGTTGCACCAACAACACCTTTTGGTGCCAAAACGACAACAACACCCTACAGAAACATAGAGCATCCTTTGAACATAGCTGAAGTAGTTGCCGAAGCTGGGGCAAGCTATGTTGCAAGATGGACAACTGCTCACGTTTACCAGCTTATAGAGAGCATAAAGAAAGCTCTCCAAGTGAAGGGCTTCTCACTCGTTGAGGTCATCTCACAGTGTCCAGTCCAGTTTGGAAGGAGAAATAAGATGAAAGAGCCAGCTGAAATGCTCAGATGGTTCCTCAAGAACTCCATACCAATAAGCAAGGCAAAGAACATGAGCAAAGAAGAATTAGAGGGCAAATTTGTAATCGGGGAATTCGTTAACAGACAAAGACCAGAGTTTACGGAGGAGCTTAACAAGCTGATTGAAGAAGTTGCTGAGCACTTTGGTCTGGGTGGTAAAAATGCAGATTAG